One genomic region from Chthonomonas calidirosea T49 encodes:
- a CDS encoding helix-turn-helix domain-containing protein: protein MKETLDLPSQLDGSLWLYRRSGVPRFMHRHDELELNLVLSGTGTYLLRGRSYRLTEGSLVWLFPEQDHLLVNESPDYSMWIGVFRPHLVQQVCQAIAAHPLCAAAPQESFCRTLAFPQRERLERLFTELSAHYDNSPLYNLGLAFALALAWRLYLEAEQQPYGTWMPPSVQKALRLLRDEETLTLSALAKQCYQSPSHLSRLFHKYVGMSLADYRNQQRLHRFRRLCLAYPHRELLDLALEAGFGSYAQFHRVFVREMGLSPRQYRKNIEEGALEVVQAGRETARK from the coding sequence ATGAAAGAGACGCTTGACCTTCCTTCTCAACTGGATGGAAGCCTTTGGCTTTACCGGCGTAGCGGAGTGCCACGCTTCATGCATCGGCACGATGAGCTTGAGCTGAACCTCGTCCTCTCCGGCACAGGCACCTACCTTCTGCGAGGTCGAAGCTACCGGCTCACCGAGGGTAGCCTCGTCTGGCTCTTTCCGGAACAGGATCATCTGCTTGTCAACGAATCGCCGGACTACAGTATGTGGATAGGCGTCTTTCGTCCACACCTTGTCCAGCAGGTGTGTCAGGCCATTGCAGCCCATCCACTGTGTGCAGCCGCCCCTCAAGAGAGCTTTTGCCGCACCCTTGCCTTCCCTCAGCGCGAGCGTCTTGAAAGGCTCTTCACCGAGCTGAGCGCCCATTACGACAATAGCCCCCTCTATAACCTGGGGCTTGCCTTCGCCCTGGCGCTCGCCTGGAGGCTCTACTTGGAGGCCGAACAGCAACCCTATGGAACGTGGATGCCTCCCTCTGTCCAGAAAGCGCTTCGGCTGCTAAGAGATGAGGAAACGCTGACTTTGTCTGCCCTGGCAAAACAGTGCTATCAAAGCCCCTCTCACCTGTCACGCCTCTTCCACAAGTATGTTGGAATGAGTCTGGCCGACTATCGCAATCAACAGCGACTTCATCGGTTTCGCCGTCTCTGCCTGGCCTACCCTCATCGTGAGCTTCTCGACCTTGCCTTGGAGGCTGGCTTCGGCAGCTACGCGCAGTTCCACCGCGTCTTCGTACGCGAGATGGGGCTATCGCCGCGGCAATATCGAAAGAACATCGAGGAAGGCGCGCTCGAAGTCGTTCAAGCGGGCCGCGAAACGGCCAGAAAATAG
- a CDS encoding phytanoyl-CoA dioxygenase family protein, with protein sequence MTEVGKMVLAPVTITEEQRRQYQEEGYFILEGVISAEVLEGLRAECDRLVRQKDEELARRGVESEGITHRGSRYFISSHGHDSETLERFLFSDLMASICLATLGPDAYLFNEQFVVKRDRAGMRFAWHQDSGYIGHPHRPYLSCWCALDDVSEENGTVYILPYSRAGTREWTPHRKEEGTNDLVGYFGDDPGIPVVGPAGTIAVFSSVTFHRSGANTSPHLRRIYLAQYSAEPILNKEGTALWHWADPFLKGGRRVDPFVSR encoded by the coding sequence ATGACGGAGGTTGGAAAAATGGTTTTAGCGCCTGTGACGATCACGGAAGAGCAGCGAAGGCAGTATCAGGAGGAGGGTTATTTCATTCTCGAAGGTGTGATTTCTGCAGAGGTTCTTGAGGGGCTTCGTGCTGAATGCGACCGCTTGGTTCGGCAGAAGGATGAGGAGCTTGCCCGTCGTGGGGTGGAGAGCGAGGGGATTACGCATCGTGGAAGCCGTTACTTCATCAGCTCGCATGGGCACGATAGCGAAACATTGGAGCGCTTTCTCTTCAGCGATCTCATGGCCTCGATCTGTTTAGCCACGTTGGGGCCGGACGCCTATCTGTTTAATGAGCAGTTTGTGGTAAAGCGCGATAGAGCGGGAATGAGGTTTGCGTGGCATCAGGATTCGGGGTATATCGGCCATCCGCACCGCCCCTACCTCAGCTGTTGGTGTGCCTTGGACGATGTCAGTGAGGAGAACGGCACGGTGTACATTCTCCCTTACTCTCGGGCCGGCACGCGGGAGTGGACTCCGCATCGGAAAGAGGAGGGCACCAACGATCTCGTGGGGTATTTTGGCGACGACCCCGGCATACCGGTCGTCGGCCCAGCCGGCACCATCGCGGTGTTTTCGAGTGTGACCTTTCACCGAAGCGGCGCCAACACCTCGCCCCATCTAAGGCGCATCTATCTCGCCCAGTATTCCGCGGAGCCCATCCTCAATAAAGAGGGCACGGCACTCTGGCACTGGGCCGATCCCTTCTTGAAAGGGGGGAGGCGGGTAGACCCCTTCGTAAGCAGGTAA
- the ilvD gene encoding dihydroxy-acid dehydratase, whose translation MSEEMKRRSRLTTEGIERAPNRGMLRAVGFYDEDFERPMIGVASLFSTITPCNAHLDRLAQRGCEGIRAGGGVPQIFGVPTAADGIMMGHLGMRYSLVSREVIADSIEVVAGGMNHDGVLAFGSCDKNMPGCVMAMARLNVPSIFVYGGSILPGVGEDGSDIDIASIFEAVGQYQAGKLSAEGVRHIECEACPGAGACGGMYTANTMASAIEAMGLSLPYSASNPAVSAAKEREAFLAGKQLVELIRQNIRPRDIITRKSLENAYTLVLALGGSTNAILHLKAIAWEAGVEWTLADFDRLNDKVPHLADLKPGGRYVMYHLHRVGGTPAVLKALLEAGFLHGDCLTVTGKTLAENLANVRSVYSRRQEVVRPLDNPMFPTGHLTILRGNLAPEGAVVKTAGVKIRRITGPARVFDGEEACFAAVQRREIKPGDVVVIRGEGPVGGPGMREMLAVTAAIVGQGLGDCVGLITDGRFSGATHGLVVGHVAPEAWVGGPIALLRDGDKVTIDADAKLLAVELSDEELARRRAEWKKPAPREERGVLAKYAACVRSASEGAVTVPVYCP comes from the coding sequence ATGTCGGAGGAGATGAAGCGGCGCAGTCGCCTGACTACCGAGGGTATAGAGCGAGCTCCGAATCGGGGGATGTTGCGCGCAGTGGGGTTCTACGATGAGGATTTCGAGCGCCCCATGATCGGGGTCGCCTCGCTGTTCAGCACGATCACCCCCTGTAACGCCCATCTGGATCGGTTGGCCCAACGCGGTTGCGAGGGGATACGCGCTGGTGGAGGGGTGCCGCAGATATTCGGTGTGCCCACCGCCGCGGATGGCATTATGATGGGGCATCTTGGCATGCGCTACAGCCTTGTATCGCGCGAGGTGATTGCCGACAGCATCGAGGTGGTGGCAGGCGGGATGAACCACGACGGCGTGCTCGCCTTCGGAAGCTGCGACAAAAACATGCCAGGATGCGTTATGGCCATGGCGCGCCTAAACGTCCCGAGCATCTTCGTGTATGGAGGCTCGATTCTCCCTGGGGTGGGCGAGGACGGTTCCGACATAGACATCGCCTCTATTTTTGAGGCAGTAGGGCAGTATCAGGCGGGGAAACTGAGCGCCGAAGGCGTTCGACACATCGAATGCGAGGCCTGCCCTGGGGCGGGCGCCTGCGGAGGCATGTACACGGCCAACACCATGGCAAGCGCTATTGAAGCAATGGGCTTGTCGCTTCCCTACAGTGCTAGCAACCCGGCGGTCTCTGCGGCCAAGGAGCGAGAGGCCTTTCTCGCGGGCAAACAGCTCGTGGAGTTGATTCGGCAAAACATTCGTCCACGCGACATCATTACGCGCAAATCGCTGGAGAACGCCTACACCCTGGTACTCGCGTTAGGCGGTTCTACCAACGCCATTCTTCACCTAAAAGCCATTGCTTGGGAGGCCGGGGTGGAGTGGACTTTGGCGGACTTCGATCGGTTAAACGACAAAGTGCCGCATCTCGCCGATCTGAAGCCTGGGGGGCGCTATGTGATGTACCACCTCCATCGCGTGGGGGGAACGCCCGCCGTGCTAAAGGCCCTGTTAGAGGCCGGTTTCTTGCATGGCGACTGCCTTACCGTCACCGGGAAAACGTTGGCGGAGAACCTTGCCAACGTGCGCTCGGTCTATTCCCGACGTCAGGAGGTGGTTCGGCCGTTAGATAACCCGATGTTTCCAACAGGACATCTCACCATTCTACGTGGTAACTTGGCGCCCGAGGGGGCGGTGGTGAAGACGGCAGGGGTCAAAATAAGGCGTATTACCGGCCCGGCCCGAGTGTTTGATGGAGAGGAGGCCTGCTTTGCTGCGGTACAACGTCGCGAGATAAAGCCGGGCGACGTGGTGGTGATTCGCGGGGAAGGACCGGTAGGTGGACCCGGGATGCGCGAGATGTTGGCGGTGACGGCGGCCATTGTGGGCCAGGGATTAGGCGACTGTGTTGGGCTCATCACCGACGGCCGCTTTTCGGGAGCTACGCACGGGCTTGTGGTGGGGCACGTCGCTCCGGAAGCCTGGGTTGGAGGGCCTATTGCGCTGCTGAGGGATGGCGATAAGGTCACCATTGACGCCGATGCCAAGCTGCTGGCGGTAGAACTAAGCGACGAGGAGTTAGCACGGCGTCGGGCGGAATGGAAAAAGCCGGCGCCTCGGGAGGAGCGGGGCGTTTTGGCCAAATATGCCGCCTGCGTGCGCTCGGCGTCGGAGGGGGCCGTTACGGTTCCTGTCTACTGTCCCTAG
- a CDS encoding prolyl oligopeptidase family serine peptidase — translation MMPTSLSGNITLALALFAVCGLATTAAPASAKSRRADNTPKGFLLKTIQWQGTTYRYLVYVPADYTRDHPWPTILFLHGSGECGTDGLKPLGVGIGTHIMRHAERWPFLVIIPQKPEVRDTWAQYDDLLMAMLKKTEREYRVDTTRLYLTGLSQGGFGTWALAAKHPDLFAAAAPICGIGDPNQASELAKIPLWVFHGAADPVVSPEADQKTVDAVKAAGGDIQFTLYPGVGHDSWDNAYDDPNLPQWFLQHQRPAK, via the coding sequence ATGATGCCCACGAGCCTGTCTGGCAACATAACTCTGGCTCTCGCCCTGTTTGCAGTGTGCGGTTTGGCCACAACCGCCGCGCCCGCCTCGGCAAAAAGCCGCCGTGCCGACAATACCCCCAAAGGCTTCCTCTTAAAGACCATTCAGTGGCAAGGCACTACCTATCGGTACCTCGTCTATGTGCCCGCCGACTATACCCGCGATCATCCTTGGCCCACCATCCTCTTCCTCCACGGGTCTGGGGAGTGTGGCACCGATGGTCTCAAGCCGCTAGGGGTGGGCATTGGCACGCACATCATGCGCCATGCCGAGCGCTGGCCCTTCCTTGTTATCATTCCGCAGAAACCCGAAGTGCGCGACACATGGGCACAGTACGACGATCTGCTGATGGCCATGCTTAAAAAAACCGAACGCGAATATCGGGTGGATACAACCCGCCTCTACCTTACCGGTCTCTCTCAGGGGGGCTTTGGAACCTGGGCTTTGGCCGCCAAGCACCCCGACCTCTTCGCCGCTGCGGCACCGATCTGCGGCATTGGCGATCCCAACCAGGCATCCGAGTTAGCCAAGATCCCCCTCTGGGTGTTCCATGGTGCCGCCGACCCCGTCGTCTCTCCAGAAGCCGATCAGAAAACCGTTGATGCCGTGAAAGCGGCAGGGGGCGACATCCAGTTCACCCTCTATCCGGGGGTTGGCCACGACTCGTGGGATAACGCCTACGATGACCCCAACCTGCCTCAATGGTTTCTACAACATCAGCGACCGGCCAAATAA
- a CDS encoding DUF6531 domain-containing protein has translation MSPPVGGNPPQPSARSRGIARRQFLTSALASLGAAVFAGASLESAQSAQALSTGSPPLPPTPGPAHSWQPLVSLGIGQSNLASGNAHGTFPLFGWSGRGGGLNFALFYNSQSARTSPLGPKWSHSYRSYLLNVPNTQNVVWVQENGSETLFTWNGSAYVPPAGCYDSLSLNPDGSWTIVRKGGTKYFFSSTGWLTQITDRNSNTTTFSYNSANLLTSVTDAAGRSLSLSYDGSGRLTSAADCAGRTWSFQYDASNRLDTVVWPSLNGNLYAELFGYDASNNLTAYIDRLNRSWNYTYGSNGIVTGEVNPAGSKSGSGSYQAIAVQSQTRTQVISSSSSWPSGTTVVASWTDANQNTVQYGMDSQGQLLGVVDALGHQTSFSYDSAHNLLSTTTPSGSVWQQQYDNRGNMLVSQDPLGHSTQLAYGVFDLLVSVTDPLGNKTLFSLDSSTGNVLQVTDANNNVSRFSYNGDGSVASVTDPAGRTKQFGYDQWGHLTSRTDPLGNVTRYSYSVDSLLQQRVDALGYVTQYSYDGWGRLVSVSYPTSGAPGISYSWDAGGQLIQSSDSTGVRSYTYDVLGRKVKAVDPRGTTQASYDAVGNLLSQTDVTGRVLTNSYDAAYHLTSVVDGSDNAQVSLSYTADGQVSSVMYPNGVEVQYSYDAAGRVTSVQHVLVSSGTVLVGYSASYDAAGRLVQVVEQPSGDVTVYQYDAVGNLLKEQRSGSRSYSGSYTYDPSNLRLSAQVVVNGVPVHMGSYSYDGGGRLVQVVDSATNTTEVYSWNATGTLSSAPGPGYTRGFMWNEEGQLVGIAHNGVLAYQYGYGADGNRRWRKDLANNVWVWYPCGVACSAGELVEEVSDLSGGVWSVQALYLRVGGGCSSQLVRRNGEYHHRDVLGNYGVITDGSGNVLSSNLYDAFGVSMYTSGSAQSPYRPAGMVLDVEGLDFSGPPVACPAYANRDLVLQPLCTGRKRRRPPHRPKPPHPHPHPPLPPQPQPPKPNCGTLLAHCDSVCSGLLTACLAAFGAGVAVCLAACLNPTSVACLIICGVLVVGLLAYCLISFHICKDDCFKAYQQCVAHGGTP, from the coding sequence GTGTCCCCCCCCGTAGGTGGTAACCCACCGCAACCTTCTGCTCGTTCACGCGGCATCGCACGCCGCCAGTTCCTCACCTCCGCCCTCGCCAGCCTCGGCGCCGCTGTCTTTGCGGGGGCTTCCCTCGAAAGCGCTCAGAGCGCCCAAGCCCTCTCCACCGGCTCTCCGCCTCTGCCGCCTACCCCCGGCCCTGCACACTCCTGGCAGCCTCTCGTCTCTTTGGGCATAGGGCAGTCCAACCTGGCCTCCGGCAACGCCCATGGCACCTTCCCTCTCTTTGGCTGGAGCGGAAGAGGAGGTGGGCTGAACTTCGCTCTCTTCTACAACTCCCAATCCGCCCGCACCAGCCCCTTAGGCCCGAAATGGAGCCACAGCTATCGCAGCTACCTGCTGAATGTGCCCAACACCCAAAACGTGGTGTGGGTGCAAGAGAACGGAAGCGAAACCCTCTTCACCTGGAACGGCTCGGCCTATGTGCCTCCGGCCGGCTGCTACGACAGCTTGAGCCTCAACCCCGACGGCAGTTGGACGATCGTGCGCAAAGGAGGCACCAAATACTTCTTCTCCTCAACAGGGTGGTTAACCCAGATCACCGACCGCAACAGCAACACCACCACCTTCAGCTACAACAGCGCCAACCTGCTGACCAGCGTGACGGATGCGGCCGGCCGAAGCCTCAGCTTAAGTTACGACGGTTCGGGACGGTTGACGAGCGCCGCGGACTGCGCAGGTCGGACATGGAGTTTTCAGTACGATGCCTCCAACCGGCTAGACACGGTGGTGTGGCCGTCGTTGAACGGCAACCTGTATGCGGAGCTGTTTGGCTACGATGCCTCCAACAACCTGACCGCCTACATCGACAGGCTGAACCGGAGTTGGAACTACACCTATGGCAGCAACGGGATAGTGACCGGTGAGGTCAACCCGGCCGGTTCCAAGAGCGGGAGTGGGTCTTATCAGGCGATAGCGGTTCAGTCGCAGACGCGCACTCAGGTGATCAGCAGTTCGAGCAGTTGGCCCAGTGGGACGACGGTGGTGGCGAGCTGGACGGACGCCAATCAAAACACCGTTCAGTATGGGATGGACAGCCAAGGTCAGCTGTTGGGGGTGGTAGATGCGTTGGGTCATCAGACCAGCTTCAGCTACGACAGCGCCCACAACCTTCTGTCAACGACGACGCCTTCGGGGAGCGTGTGGCAGCAGCAGTACGACAATCGGGGCAACATGTTGGTATCGCAAGACCCGCTAGGCCACAGCACCCAGCTGGCCTATGGGGTGTTTGACCTGCTGGTGTCGGTGACCGACCCGTTGGGGAACAAGACGCTCTTCAGCCTGGATAGCAGCACGGGCAATGTGCTTCAGGTGACGGATGCCAACAACAACGTGAGCCGTTTCAGCTACAATGGGGATGGAAGCGTGGCGAGCGTGACCGACCCCGCGGGTCGCACCAAGCAGTTTGGGTACGACCAGTGGGGGCATCTGACGAGCCGCACAGACCCCTTGGGGAACGTAACCCGCTACAGCTACTCGGTCGACAGCCTTTTGCAGCAGCGGGTGGACGCGTTGGGCTATGTGACGCAGTACAGTTATGACGGGTGGGGGAGGCTAGTTTCGGTCAGTTATCCTACCAGCGGGGCACCGGGGATCAGCTATAGCTGGGATGCAGGGGGTCAGTTGATCCAGAGCAGCGATAGCACCGGTGTCCGCAGCTACACCTACGACGTGTTGGGTCGGAAGGTGAAGGCGGTAGACCCTCGCGGGACGACGCAGGCCAGTTATGATGCGGTGGGCAACCTGTTGAGCCAGACCGATGTGACGGGTCGGGTTCTGACCAACAGCTACGATGCGGCGTATCATCTGACGAGCGTGGTAGATGGGAGCGACAACGCGCAGGTGAGCCTCAGCTACACGGCGGACGGTCAGGTGTCGAGCGTGATGTACCCCAACGGCGTGGAGGTGCAGTACAGCTACGATGCGGCGGGTCGTGTAACGAGCGTTCAGCACGTGCTGGTAAGCAGTGGGACGGTGTTGGTGGGCTACAGCGCCAGCTACGATGCGGCCGGTCGTTTGGTACAGGTGGTAGAGCAGCCGAGTGGGGATGTGACGGTGTACCAATACGACGCGGTGGGGAACCTGCTGAAGGAGCAGCGGAGCGGTTCACGCAGCTACAGCGGGAGCTACACGTACGACCCCTCGAACCTTCGTTTAAGCGCTCAGGTGGTGGTCAACGGGGTGCCGGTTCATATGGGCAGCTACAGTTACGACGGCGGGGGTCGTTTGGTACAGGTGGTAGACAGCGCGACGAACACGACGGAGGTGTACAGCTGGAACGCGACGGGGACGTTGTCGAGTGCCCCTGGTCCGGGCTACACGCGCGGTTTTATGTGGAATGAAGAGGGCCAGTTAGTGGGGATAGCGCACAACGGGGTTTTGGCGTACCAGTACGGTTATGGTGCGGACGGGAACCGTCGTTGGCGGAAGGACTTGGCGAACAACGTGTGGGTCTGGTATCCGTGTGGGGTAGCGTGCAGCGCTGGGGAGCTGGTGGAGGAGGTAAGCGACCTGAGCGGTGGGGTATGGAGTGTTCAGGCGTTGTATCTTCGTGTAGGCGGCGGCTGCAGCAGCCAGTTGGTTCGTCGGAACGGGGAGTACCATCACAGGGATGTGTTAGGCAACTATGGGGTGATAACAGACGGGAGTGGGAACGTGCTATCGAGTAATCTGTACGATGCGTTTGGAGTGAGCATGTACACGAGCGGTAGCGCCCAGAGCCCGTATCGTCCAGCAGGAATGGTATTGGATGTGGAGGGGTTGGATTTCAGCGGACCTCCGGTAGCCTGCCCTGCGTATGCCAACAGGGACTTGGTACTACAACCGCTGTGTACAGGAAGAAAACGGCGAAGGCCGCCCCACAGGCCCAAACCGCCTCATCCGCACCCACACCCACCGCTCCCACCACAACCACAGCCACCCAAACCAAATTGTGGCACTCTTCTGGCCCATTGCGATTCAGTCTGCTCAGGACTCCTAACAGCTTGCTTAGCTGCATTTGGTGCTGGTGTTGCAGTGTGTCTGGCAGCGTGTTTAAATCCTACTTCCGTCGCTTGTTTAATAATTTGTGGTGTTCTAGTGGTAGGCCTCCTAGCATACTGTCTGATAAGCTTCCATATTTGTAAAGACGACTGCTTCAAGGCATATCAGCAGTGTGT